In a single window of the Schistocerca americana isolate TAMUIC-IGC-003095 chromosome X, iqSchAmer2.1, whole genome shotgun sequence genome:
- the LOC124555733 gene encoding PTB domain-containing engulfment adapter protein 1-like isoform X3 encodes MMMRNSALLKWAQNNNKQTVKEGNRNWIHPPDALQRGHIAYLVKFLGNTEVDQPKGITVVKESIRKLKFCQQLRKAEGNKTPKVELTISIDGVAIQTPKTKVIMHQYPLHRISYCADDKGEKKFFSFIAKEADSETHNCFVFVSDKLAEEITLTIGQAFDLAYRRFLETSGKDLEVQRRLVLLTQRNCKLEKEVSVLRQRLNDIAQIKGQSDVEEYMVKNGISDLLTVNHSNSSSSSASSPTPEMSQVEVLASVQSTDNKENGALLNFSSSSSNGFSSTPQLPSASSLQPPPVPPRAFEAPKPSFGDDFMSEQPAVGRKLEGLLLDEIEDFNPRAHEQPVNGSSSPPPLLAPPPKAAREVPRRVFTQNNGSPDIFKEDLFGSTPFNPAASQSHIPPAGTVLPHSSPNPPVACDPFGMGDFGGTSNVGTSQQELENAIGLIDKRILEMKDGFSRGLSFGNDDFSLESLDPLRN; translated from the exons ttcttggGAAATACAGAGGTAGATCAGCCCAAGGGCATTACTGTAGTGAAAGAGAGCATACGGAAGCTGAAATTTTGCCAGCAGCTTAGGAAAGCTGAAGGCAACAAAACTCCTAAAGTTGAACTGACTATCAGCATTGATGGTGTAGCCATACAGACACCAAAAACTAAG gtaataATGCATCAGTATCCTCTCCATCGCATATCATATTGTGCAGATGATAAAGGAGAGAAAAAGTTCTTCAGTTTCATAGCCAAAGAAGCAGATTCTGAAACGCATAACTGCTTTGTGTTTGTCAGTGACAAACTG GCAGAAGAAATCACACTGACTATTGGGCAAGCCTTTGACTTAGCCTACCGAAGGTTTTTAGAGACATCAGGGAAAGATTTGGAAGTGCAGCGTAGGCTTGTGTTGTTAACACAAAGAAACTGCAAGTTGGAAAAAGAAGTCTCTGTTCTTCGGCAGAGGTTAAATGATATTGCACAAATTAAAGGCCAG AGTGATGTTGAGGAATACATGGTGAAGAATGGAATAAGTGACTTACTTACAGTAAACCATTCCAACAGTAGCTCAAGTTCAGCAAGCTCACCCACACCTGAAATGTCACAAGTGGAAGTTCTAGCATCTGTACAAAGCACTGACAACAAA gAGAACGGTGCTTTGCTGAACTTCAGCTCTAGTTCAAGTAATGGATTCAGCAGCACTCCTCAGTTACCATCAGCAAGTTCACTACAGCCACCACCAGTACCACCAAGGGCTTTCGAAGCTCCAAAACCATCATTTGGAGACGACTTCATGAG TGAGCAACCTGCAGTTGGGAGGAAATTGGAAGGTCTGTTACTAGATGAAATAGAAGACTTCAATCCACGAGCACATGAGCAGCCTGTGAATGGATCATCTTCACCTCCACCATTGT TGGCACCACCACCGAAGGCAGCTAGAGAGGTACCACGTCGTGTCTTCACTCAGAACAATGGTTCACCGGACATCTTTAAAGAAGATTTATTTGGCTCCACGCCTTTCAATCCTGCAGCATCCCAAAGCCATATACCACCAGCTGGTACTGTACTACCCCACTCCAGTCCAAACCCACCTGTTGCCTGTGACCCATTTGGTATGGGAGACTTCGGTGGCACCAGCAATGTTGGCACTTCCCAGCAGGAGCTAGAGAATGCAATTGGGCTTATAGACAAACGCATTTTGGAAATGAAG GATGGTTTTAGCAGAGGGCTTTCTTTTGGCAATGATGATTTCTCTCTTGAAAGCCTTGACCCACTGCGCAACTGA